The following proteins come from a genomic window of Zonotrichia leucophrys gambelii isolate GWCS_2022_RI chromosome 4, RI_Zleu_2.0, whole genome shotgun sequence:
- the EIF4E gene encoding eukaryotic translation initiation factor 4E produces the protein MAAVEPETTPNPQPAEEEKTEPAPSQEVASPEQYIKHPLQNRWALWFFKNDKSKTWQANLRLISKFDTVEDFWALYNHIQLSSNLMPGCDYSLFKDGIEPMWEDEKNKRGGRWLITLNKQQRRSDLDRFWLETLLCLIGESFDDYSDDVCGAVVNVRTKGDKIAIWTTECENRDAVTHIGRVYKERLGLPPKIVIGYQSHADTATKSGSTTKNRFVV, from the exons GAAACCACTCCCAACCCCCAACctgcagaagaggagaaaacCGAGCCAGCACCTAGTCAGGAGGTTGCCAGCCCTGAACAGTATATTAAACATCCACTACAAAACAG ATGGGCActctggttttttaaaaatgacaagAGCAAAACTTGGCAAGCAAATCTTCGTCTTATCTCAAAGTTTGATACTGTTGAGGATTTTTGGGC TTTATACAACCATATCCAGCTCTCTAGTAATTTAATGCCTGGCTGTGACTACTCGCTCTTTAAG GATGGGATTGAGCCCATGTGGGAAGATGAGAAGAACAAGCGAGGAGGCCGATGGCTAATTACACTAAACAAGCAGCAGAGACGAAGTGACCTTGATCGCTTCTGGCTAGAGACA CTGCTGTGCCTTATTGGGGAGTCATTCGATGACTACAGCGATGATGTGTGTGGTGCTGTTGTCAACGTTAGAACTAAGGGTGATAAAATAGCAATATGGACAACTGAATGTGAAAACAGGGATGCTGTTACGCATATAGG gaGAGTATACAAGGAAAGATTAGGACTTCCTCCAAAGATAGTGATTGGTTATCAGTCCCATGCAGACACAGCTACTAAGAGCGGCTCCACCACTAAAAATAGGTTTGTTGTTTAA